In Rutidosis leptorrhynchoides isolate AG116_Rl617_1_P2 chromosome 6, CSIRO_AGI_Rlap_v1, whole genome shotgun sequence, the DNA window TTGAGTAATATGGGAACTAGGAAAACACAACTGAAACAACGAAGGTGAAGCACAATAAtcccaaaaacaacacttaaaggcgacatggaaaaaaaaaaaaaaatcaaagtccACTAGCACTTTCATTTGGGTCTTTttttaaatagtttatatttttcgaTAGGGCCCGTaaactttttttttaataactTATATTATTCGTTAAGTCTGAAGGACTTTTTTCACCTCGTTATAGGTACTTAAATCTTCGGGACTGACCCTGCATAATTGCATGTTTTAAAAACACATATAtgttatgtgatgccccgtacaaaaccatcatgtacgaatcatcaacaacaggatcattacaaggtcaaatactatatgctgtttcaaaataagttgcattcatgaataaaggtgacgttttaaccaacgtcaaatgtttaacaaccaaaagtatgcttctacgaatagcaagcaataatagtacgtgacccataagtcgttacaaatacatcgtttcaaaagtaatatagtttgaacgcaaaataaacgtttcatgcggtgacatctctaataagctcagcgggtgtctacaaagcatgactagtatagcggaagcaagcaaaccttaagcacctgagaaaaacatgcttaaaaagtcaacacaaaggttggtgagctatagtttaagtataacagtaatataaggtaggccacgagatttcagtgattcaacagcgtttcaaaacagtatgaaaagtatatgtataaccgtgggcacttggtaactaacttaacgtttataaccccctgatagtacacttggcgagtgcgtatgtttacgaagtactaaacacccgttaaatgctagcgctactagcccgagtggggatgtcaaaccctatggatccatatctaagattcgcgttcaccggttcaaagaccaatgactaaacgttaccgagctaaggggaaagtttatgccgttgtataacccacacatatataaagtttaagtactcgtgcctagtatgtaaaacgtaaaatgcgcatgtattctcagttcctaaaatagttaaagtaaaaagggatgctataactcacagtggaatagtagtaaaagtcgatacgcaggaaaagtaagcaagtggttggtccgaaaggtccccaacctaagtcaaaagttactaagttagtaaatcattcccaaaggtttaaaagtatgtaaattaggtcttaagtatcatcatcattcatcatttaacaaaaagtgtaaagtaagtttcaagtaaagactagggtttgaaataaaggctgacttcgttcagtcgccaagacctctatacaaactgaaatgaggtgagaccagtggccatggctctgtatatgagtcccctaggtactgaccaatttcaagaaccaaactcgtcttcgtttgaccgtggtggcggtttaagtgcgagtaggtcagaaatttcagcacaacgttaatagggtatagtgactttcgggaggccatagatcctaaaccgtaactcggattcagacgaggtctaaacggaaaatcatcttctcgaaccgaactaactgaaaataaactttccagtagcccaggtagtctgatcatttccagaaaacagtaataaaggtgttccggtgggttcttggtgcttgatgctcatcacggttctcatccttgatgcgtatagcttcaagtgtacaactcgttgatgggtttgcatcatcttaaccaaggtttgaccatcataacactagtgtaagtctaagatatgtagcacaactcacttaagagttgtatgtagtttgatgaaccaaagttacatcaagatcttagatccgacacttacataagttctactagtaatattaagctacaaacttgaaagtaaactaaataaacaagatcttaagttgtagaacatagttcttagttagatcttgaagatcctagactcaaaagtctagatctaaagttcttaagttaaactctaagttataaaacttggatcttaactttaatgaaatcataagttatgaaacttagattttcatcttgtaaaatgtatttaagcttacaagctcttgtttacaacaaaataagaagagcataagctatagaaacttagatctaacataagtgtttgaagttgtaactagaaagttaaacttccatgttcttgaacttacaaagttaactttagtttcaagaagtatgagatcaagttttaactagtaatacttgaccatgggtacacaatcacgaatttaaagtaattaaaatgaagaaagaaactagatctacaagtattatgttcatgtttgtttcatacttacgaagattcaaatcaaagtttgtatcttaggatttaagtctacaacacatgaacacaaagaagatcatcaagtttatgaactttagatcctgaaaacacttaagtatagaaccacaaactaacaagttttaggttcttgttcttggttcttcatcaaacaagagaTGAAAGTAATCAAGATCCATGAAGattcaaactaggaagtttgatctttaacaacaacaaacaataatcaagtaacaaacaagcaagaagtaagttgatgatgatgattgtatgCTACGGTTTTTAGGAGAGAAACAGAAGAGAAATaatgttgttacttactagtttttgagagaagaaatgagagaaaatgaagtGTTGTTTGAATGTGTGTGTAAAAGAAATGAAATGCAAGTAAATAAGTAATAAAGTGAAGTGAAAATGAACTCTCCCTCATATGCTATAGGACCGTCGGTTTTGGGCATCAAAGAGGGAAGTCAAGGTGCAACTTTCTAGTGTGGGAATGAGGTGTTAGCTAGAATGAGTAACAAGTTAAAAGAACTCTTGCATGCTTGAGAAAACTTGGTCTCCTAATTAGCTTAATTAACCATGATtaaccttaatgtaatactagcatataacatgggcttacaagtccattaaatgtgtagggtgagcttactagtccatgaaataaaagtccaagcccaagtacccaataaataaataaaaagcccaagtaattaactaataaccttagttaattaaaaatgattaataaaaatgaatcatgaatgtaaataatattcaaaaatattattcgtgaaaagtacgtgtgtcacaaagacaagtcgggtcaAGTAAAGTTAAATACGATAACaattaaatgtataaaaatacatttattaaaacacaagtattaataataaatattaataattaaaagttaGAAAATCCGGGTCACATATACTAATCAAAGACAAAAAAATCAAATGCTAAGGTGATGTTGAAAGTTAATGTTAACATCTTGGCTTATAATATACCATAAATATCTCATATCACTATTGAAACCAAAACAAATAGACGTTACAATAGAGTAGCACTTGCATACTGATGTTAACTTCTATGCGCCTGTAATGACATAAATGGCCCACATATATAGGCTTGCAATTGTTACAAAAAtgatttattattaaaaacatgTACAATTCAGTCTTAAGCATTTCATTTCATTTCAATTTATATACACTTTATGGAGGGTATGCATTATAAGAAGGATAAGAAACAAGCAAAACAAAGGTGGTCAATCTTTTATTTTCTTCTTCACCTATGCATTGAATTTAATAGAAGAAAAAACAACACTTTGTTTTGTTAGTCGCTGCTTGTCATCGCTATTTCTGCCTCCAAAAAGTCAGCACGATTCCTCAAGATCTCGTATTTACTGCAGCAGTAGCTGTTCTTCATCTGTCTGCAACTCACTCAACCTTCTTTTCGCATAAACCGTAACCACCACGGTGGTTGCAATTGTTAGAAGAAATCCAAAAACGGTACACATGATTTGAGGGGCTGAAAGTGATTGTTGATCATTTGATGCATCTGCCAACGTTTTGATCATTATACCCCTGCAAATATCAATTCCAAATCTTATGATTTCGTAATAGCAATGGCAGGTTGGAGCATAAGCCAAGCAATGCagatgattatatatattattaagacgaAATCACTCGTTTAATCACTTGGGTGTTGTTTGTTTTTAGGATGTTTTTTGTCTGAAGATATACTATGCAGACCATGTCTGTAGAGAAGATGTGGACTAAAAATATGTAAGCTGAATAGTGAAAGACTGTTGTAATGTGCCCAAAATAACTTAATCATGTTTGCAGCACTAAAAAGCATATTTAAGTCTGCAAACACAAAATaagaaattattttattttatgtgtTCAGAAAAATAAATAGTCTGCAGTAAATACGTCTGCGCGTTCGCAGACATAATAAGATATGTAGACTGAAAAACAAATAACATCTTACTAATTCTTTTGACTGCTCCTAAACTGATTATTTGACCCTAAAATATTAGATAACCGAATTCAGTCCCTAAACTGATTATTTTACGAACTTGAAAACAGAAAATTTGGATGATCACCGTACAATACCAAAAACCCTAATATTAATCCAACTTTTAACAGGAAAAGGTGGAAATGCATGTAAAACTTACGTGTATATTGCAACGAAAATCTCAGGCACCATCCCTAACAAAGTTCCCAACAAATAAGGACCAAATTTTACATCGGTAGCCACAGCAATGTAATTGTACACGATGTACGGAAAGGGCGATATCCTCAACAATGTGACGGCTCTAAACTGATTAAACCAGTTTCCTTCACCAGCTAATTTCAATATTGAAGCTTTTTTTGGGTACCTTTCTAACCACCCCTGGATAATCacagtaataataaataattagaCTAACATATTAGGGACacaaatttaaaaagcatatcatCATGTACTATATATTAATTTAGTCAACAGTAGACAGATTAAAGGGTAAACGGATAAACGAATGTGGTTTCAAATAATAATGAACAATACTCACTTGAATTTTGTGGTAAAACAACCAACCGATGAAGTACGGAATGGAAGTTCCGATAGTAACTGCACCGATGATTAAAAGAAACCCGAAACCGTAACCGAAACTCATTCCAGCAACCCACATTGAAGGTGTAGTTGGTATAAATATTGTAGGGAATATTGCCACTGAAGCAAATAGCAATACTGCTAATACTGGTTTGCTAAAAGTCTTAGTTTCCCAGTTCAAAATAGGAATAACCTCCTGAAAACAATTAAGATAGATTAGCTCAGTACAAAAAAATTGtactttatcatttatatttatttactatcccaaaagaattatacacttgttgaaaaaaaaaaatacagtaATAGATATCATTGATTACACCAATAGACTGACATTTAACAAAAATATCCTAAATCCAACCAAATTTATTAAGGTACAATAATTTTGAGACGAGGAAGTAACTAATTAAGTAAATCAATTTTTTCTTACACCAATAATAGCACTTAGAGTTAAGTGGTATTATTGGTGAAACTAGGGTTAGTGAACGATATATTTATGCAATTAGCAGCTAATATTGTAGGAACGATTAAACAATATTAATCGACCAAATCAACAATATCGAGTGCGGAATAACtcgatattgggttttatatcaAAAACAACTTAAACACTTGTGATCTAAATAATCAAATCGACTTGTAGATGTTATAGATCGACAATAATGAGTGCTAGCCTTTAGAGAAACTCAAATACGGCTAGGGTTGTGTAAAGGTTCGTAACCCCAACAATGAACCCGAAATCCTCATTATATAGGGTCTTAACCGTGCGGTTGCAGTTTGCAAGTTGCACTTGTATCTGTACGGATGCATTCTGCATCCGTGCGGGATGCATTCTGCATCCGTGCGGCTATCTTAAACGCATACAATTGATTGTAACCAAATTCGGAAA includes these proteins:
- the LOC139853340 gene encoding uncharacterized protein; this encodes MTYEENDVVTIVKIPIEDPKGDFVKLSDPDGGGGCSAPSPSTASSGFWCFIWWWLKIALVLMFLAGLAVCFFLWIGPFLMNKEVIPILNWETKTFSKPVLAVLLFASVAIFPTIFIPTTPSMWVAGMSFGYGFGFLLIIGAVTIGTSIPYFIGWLFYHKIQGWLERYPKKASILKLAGEGNWFNQFRAVTLLRISPFPYIVYNYIAVATDVKFGPYLLGTLLGMVPEIFVAIYTGIMIKTLADASNDQQSLSAPQIMCTVFGFLLTIATTVVVTVYAKRRLSELQTDEEQLLLQ